From the Corythoichthys intestinalis isolate RoL2023-P3 chromosome 13, ASM3026506v1, whole genome shotgun sequence genome, one window contains:
- the LOC130928914 gene encoding caspase activity and apoptosis inhibitor 1: MLKKKSSEGEKKRKHPPPDERHRNSKRRSAESNVEDEFADPELDRVGSDIEEGGLDLGVPFKPINAYVGDKKKMLEQCFGVLGEKKLRRMLPEPFKDLNLEVVRRLCWEQLEPISERNIMQILSGGEVTEEDNASQQNSQKKEDDNMDSTAKEPEKTENAQKEGTGSNDESDVLSIDAGDSDIDAPKEEPPGKTAEIGAGGHPSRGKKDIQSDIDRSVSEILAPAEKEASAVVRCRADTGADAAPCPPSIQQLELLELEMRARAIKALMKASHGKMS, encoded by the exons ATGCTAAAGAAGAAGTCAAGCGAGGGCGAAAAGAAAAGGAAGCACCCACCGCCCGACGAGCGGCATCGGAACAGTAAGCGTAGAAGCGCCGAAAGCAACGTCGAG GACGAGTTCGCCGACCCGGAGCTGGACAGGGTCGGCAGTGACATTGAGGAAGGCGGACTCGACCTCGGCGTGCCGTTTAAGCCCATAAACGCCTACGTCGGCGACAAGAAAAAGATGCTGGAGCAGTGCTTCGGGGTGTTGGGAGAAAAGAAACTACGTAGGATGCTGCCCGAGCCATTCAAG GATTTGAATTTAGAGGTGGTCCGACGACTGTGCTGGGAGCAACTGGAACCAATTTCGGAGAGGAACATCATGCAGATCCTATCTG GGGGAGAAGTTACCGAAGAGGACAACGCCAGCCAACAGAACTCGCAAAAGAA GGAAGACGACAACATGGACTCCACTGCCAAAGAACCCGAAAAGACTGAAAACGCCCAGAAag AGGGCACAGGCTCCAACGATGAGAGCGACGTCCTCAGCATCGACGCCGGCGACAGCGATATCGACGCACCTAAGGAGGAGCCGCCCGGCAAAACGGCGGAAATCGGCGCTGGCGGACACCCCTCGCGGGGCAAAAAGGACATCCAAAGCGACATCGACCGAAGCGTTAGCGAAATTTTGGCGCCGGCGGAGAAGGAGGCCTCTGCAGTCGTTCGCTGCCGGGCGGACACGGGGGCGGACGCCGCCCCGTGTCCGCCGTCCATTCAGCAGCTGGAACTTCTTGAGCTGGAGATGAGGGCACGTGCCATCAAAGCCCTCATGAAGGCCAGTCACGGAAAAATGTCTTAA